Proteins from a genomic interval of Anaerobaca lacustris:
- the hydE gene encoding [FeFe] hydrogenase H-cluster radical SAM maturase HydE: MLSRTQTILERVFTADVPDRADIEHLLRLDDERYVQLLFDFADVVRREYVGDGVLLRGIIEFSNSCRGTCAYCGLRAANRRLKRYRLTHAEILTAAENVCRSGLKTVVLQSGEEDNLDADALAAVIEEIKSRFDVAVTLSVGERDRRDYAMWKEAGADRYLLKIETSDPELYGQLHPGMSFENRIRCLVDLAELGYQTGSGNLVGLRGQTAESLAGDIVFFKKGDFDMISVSPFIAHAETPLADEPAGDLVMTLKMTALARIVSRNAHIPATTAIGSLGGRDERPRALGVGANVLMPNFTPAPYRQQYEIYPNKRCVMEDPGACPGCMGHMVAALGRFVDLDKGHSLKSRSAVGPIAIRSK, from the coding sequence ATGCTCTCGCGGACACAGACCATATTGGAGAGGGTCTTTACCGCCGACGTTCCCGACCGGGCGGATATCGAGCACCTTCTGCGTCTGGATGACGAGCGGTACGTTCAGTTGCTGTTCGACTTCGCCGACGTGGTCCGCCGGGAGTACGTCGGCGACGGAGTGCTGCTGCGTGGGATCATCGAATTCTCGAATTCCTGTCGGGGCACGTGTGCGTATTGCGGGCTGCGGGCGGCCAACCGCCGGCTGAAACGCTATCGTCTGACGCATGCGGAGATCCTGACGGCGGCGGAGAATGTCTGTCGCTCCGGCCTGAAAACCGTTGTCTTGCAGAGTGGCGAAGAGGATAATCTCGACGCCGACGCCCTTGCGGCGGTCATTGAAGAGATCAAATCGCGATTTGACGTGGCGGTGACGCTCTCGGTGGGGGAACGCGACCGCCGCGACTACGCGATGTGGAAAGAGGCCGGGGCGGATCGATACCTGCTCAAGATCGAGACCTCCGACCCCGAACTGTACGGTCAGTTGCATCCTGGAATGAGCTTCGAGAACCGGATACGATGCCTGGTGGACCTGGCGGAACTGGGATATCAGACCGGTTCCGGCAACCTGGTCGGTCTGCGCGGTCAGACCGCCGAGTCTCTCGCCGGTGACATCGTGTTCTTCAAGAAGGGCGATTTCGACATGATCAGCGTCAGTCCGTTCATCGCACACGCCGAGACGCCTCTGGCGGACGAGCCGGCGGGCGATTTGGTGATGACCCTGAAGATGACGGCTCTGGCCCGGATCGTCAGCCGCAACGCCCATATCCCCGCCACCACGGCGATCGGATCGCTGGGCGGCCGGGACGAGCGGCCTCGGGCGCTCGGTGTCGGCGCCAACGTGTTGATGCCGAATTTCACCCCGGCGCCGTATCGGCAGCAGTATGAGATTTATCCCAACAAGCGGTGTGTGATGGAAGACCCCGGCGCCTGCCCGGGCTGCATGGGGCACATGGTCGCCGCCCTGGGCCGGTTCGTCGATCTGGACAAGGGCCACTCTCTGAAGTCAAGATCGGCGGTGGGCCCAATCGCGATACGAAGCAAGTAA
- a CDS encoding response regulator has product MAKKVLMIDDDPEFVDAISNLLDAKGYEVHTASNGKDGVAAAKAEDPDLILLDVMMTTKHEGFDVARELHEDPKAKDTPILMMTGIRREMNLPFGFEPDEAWLPVKQVLEKPVKPEVLLKAIDEHIRKA; this is encoded by the coding sequence ATGGCGAAAAAGGTGCTGATGATTGATGATGATCCGGAATTTGTCGATGCGATCTCGAACCTGCTCGATGCCAAGGGTTATGAGGTGCATACCGCTTCGAACGGCAAAGACGGGGTGGCGGCCGCCAAGGCGGAAGACCCGGATCTCATCTTGCTCGACGTGATGATGACGACCAAGCACGAGGGCTTCGACGTGGCGCGGGAACTGCACGAGGACCCGAAGGCCAAGGATACGCCGATTCTGATGATGACGGGGATTCGCCGCGAGATGAACCTGCCGTTCGGTTTCGAGCCCGATGAGGCATGGCTGCCGGTCAAGCAGGTGCTGGAGAAGCCGGTGAAGCCCGAGGTCCTGCTCAAGGCGATCGACGAGCACATTCGCAAGGCGTGA